The DNA segment TGCTGATGACATCGCCGTATGCTCCATTGTCAAGGCGGAGCTGTTCTACGGCGCGCAGCGCAGCCAGCATCCCGAACGCAACCTTGCCAGACAGCAGCAATTTTTGAATTTATTTCTCTCCCTGCCCTTCAATGATGAAGCGGCGATGGTCTACGGCAGAATCCGCGCTAACCTTGCCGCCCAAGGAACGCCCATTGGTTCTAACGACGTGCAGAT comes from the Chroococcidiopsis sp. SAG 2025 genome and includes:
- the vapC gene encoding type II toxin-antitoxin system tRNA(fMet)-specific endonuclease VapC; translated protein: MIYLLDTNVCVQYLNGRSEAIRERIQQTDADDIAVCSIVKAELFYGAQRSQHPERNLARQQQFLNLFLSLPFNDEAAMVYGRIRANLAAQGTPIGSNDVQIAAIALANDLILVTHNTGEFSRVSGLRLEDWEVD